Proteins from one Gossypium raimondii isolate GPD5lz chromosome 8, ASM2569854v1, whole genome shotgun sequence genomic window:
- the LOC105790724 gene encoding RAN GTPase-activating protein 1 isoform X2 yields the protein MESGTQAFQQRSLSVKLWPPSHGTRLMLVERMTKNLTTPSIFSRKYGLLSNEEAEEDAKKIEELAFAAADQHYKKEPDGDGSSAVQVYAKESSRLMLEAIKRGPTVKDEEIADKTSIHETVFDISGGRRAFIDAEEAEEILKPLREPGNSYTKICFSNRSFGLDAANVAAPLLSSVKQQLTEVDLSDFIAGRPESEALEVINLFSSVLEGCQLRYLNLSNNALGEKGVRAFGALLKSQNNLEELYLINDGISEEAAQAVSELIPSTKKLKVLHFHNNMTGDEGAIAISDIVKCSPALEDFRCSSTRVGTDGGVALAEALKTCTRLKKLDLRDNMFGVGAGVALSKALSLFAGLTEVYLSYLNLEDDGAEALANALKESAPSLEVLDMAGNDITAKGAASLAACIASKQFLSKLNLAENELKDEGAILIGKSLGEGHGQLNEIDMSTNAIRRAGARLLAQVVVKIPGFKLLNINGNFISDEGIDEIKELFKSSPDMLGSLEDNDPEGEDYEDEDEDEENAEEGNELESKLKDLKIEQGE from the coding sequence ATGGAATCTGGAACGCAAGCATTTCAACAACGCTCGCTGTCAGTGAAATTGTGGCCACCTAGTCATGGTACAAGGCTGATGCTTGTAGAGCGGATGACGAAGAATCTTACAACCCCATCCATTTTCTCTAGAAAGTATGGCCTATTAAGTAATGAAGAGGCTGAGGAGGATGCTAAGAAAATAGAAGAGTTAGCTTTTGCTGCTGCAGATCAACACTACAAGAAGGAGCCTGATGGTGATGGTAGTTCTGCAGTGCAAGTATATGCCAAAGAATCCAGTAGACTGATGCTGGAAGCTATTAAAAGAGGCCCTACTGTAAAGGATGAAGAGATAGCTGATAAAACCAGTATTCATGAAACTGTCTTTGATATATCTGGAGGTCGCAGGGCATTTATAGATGCAGAGGAGGCTGAGGAGATTCTGAAGCCACTTAGAGAGCCAGGAAATTCATATACTAAGATATGTTTTAGCAACCGAAGTTTTGGCTTGGATGCAGCAAATGTTGCTGCACCCCTCTTGTCATCCGTTAAGCAACAATTAACTGAGGTAGACCTTTCAGATTTTATTGCTGGAAGGCCAGAGTCTGAAGCACTTGAAGTCATTAATCTTTTTTCTTCTGTCCTGGAAGGTTGTCAGTTAAGGTACCTGAACCTTTCAAACAATGCCTTGGGTGAAAAGGGTGTTCGGGCATTTGGGGCTCTCCTGAAGTCGCAGAATAATTTGGAGGAGCtttatttgattaatgatgGTATTTCAGAAGAAGCTGCACAAGCAGTTTCTGAGCTAATTCCTTCTACCAAAAAGCTGAAAGTTCttcattttcacaataacaTGACAGGGGATGAAGGTGCAATTGCTATCTCTGATATTGTGAAATGTTCTCCTGCATTGGAGGATTTCCGGTGTTCATCTACAAGAGTTGGCACTGATGGTGGTGTGGCTCTAGCTGAAGCACTGAAGACATGTACCCGCTTAAAGAAGCTTGATCTGCGTGACAACATGTTTGGTGTGGGAGCTGGAGTTGCTTTGAGCAAAGCTCTCTCTCTGTTTGCAGGTCTTACTGAGGTTTACCTCAGTTACTTGAACCTAGAGGATGATGGGGCGGAAGCACTTGCCAATGCTCTGAAAGAGTCTGCACCTTCACTTGAAGTTCTGGACATGGCTGGAAATGACATTACAGCCAAAGGTGCAGCTTCTTTAGCAGCCTGCATTGCATCAAAACAATTCCTCTCAAAATTAAACTTGGCTGAGAATGAACTTAAGGATGAAGGTGCTATTTTGATTGGTAAGTCATTAGGGGAGGGTCATGGTCagttgaatgaaattgatatgaGCACAAATGCTATTAGGAGAGCTGGGGCAAGGCTTTTGGCCCAAGTGGTTGTGAAAATACCTGGATTTAAGTTGCTGAATATCAATGGAAATTTCATATCTGATGAAGGGATAGATGAGATTAAAGAATTGTTTAAAAGTTCCCCTGACATGCTTGGTTCTTTGGAGGACAATGATCCAGAAGGAGAAGATTATGAGGATGAAGACGAAGACGAGGAGAATGCAGAAGAAGGGAATGAATTGGAGTCCAAGCTTAAGGATCTCAAGATCGAGCAAGGAGAGTAG
- the LOC105790724 gene encoding RAN GTPase-activating protein 1 isoform X1, which translates to MLLHMMFMDQRYNESGSTLIGQLDMESGTQAFQQRSLSVKLWPPSHGTRLMLVERMTKNLTTPSIFSRKYGLLSNEEAEEDAKKIEELAFAAADQHYKKEPDGDGSSAVQVYAKESSRLMLEAIKRGPTVKDEEIADKTSIHETVFDISGGRRAFIDAEEAEEILKPLREPGNSYTKICFSNRSFGLDAANVAAPLLSSVKQQLTEVDLSDFIAGRPESEALEVINLFSSVLEGCQLRYLNLSNNALGEKGVRAFGALLKSQNNLEELYLINDGISEEAAQAVSELIPSTKKLKVLHFHNNMTGDEGAIAISDIVKCSPALEDFRCSSTRVGTDGGVALAEALKTCTRLKKLDLRDNMFGVGAGVALSKALSLFAGLTEVYLSYLNLEDDGAEALANALKESAPSLEVLDMAGNDITAKGAASLAACIASKQFLSKLNLAENELKDEGAILIGKSLGEGHGQLNEIDMSTNAIRRAGARLLAQVVVKIPGFKLLNINGNFISDEGIDEIKELFKSSPDMLGSLEDNDPEGEDYEDEDEDEENAEEGNELESKLKDLKIEQGE; encoded by the exons ATGTTGCTACATATGATGTTCATGGACCAAAGATACAATGAATCTGGATCTACTCTTATCG GTCAATTAGATATGGAATCTGGAACGCAAGCATTTCAACAACGCTCGCTGTCAGTGAAATTGTGGCCACCTAGTCATGGTACAAGGCTGATGCTTGTAGAGCGGATGACGAAGAATCTTACAACCCCATCCATTTTCTCTAGAAAGTATGGCCTATTAAGTAATGAAGAGGCTGAGGAGGATGCTAAGAAAATAGAAGAGTTAGCTTTTGCTGCTGCAGATCAACACTACAAGAAGGAGCCTGATGGTGATGGTAGTTCTGCAGTGCAAGTATATGCCAAAGAATCCAGTAGACTGATGCTGGAAGCTATTAAAAGAGGCCCTACTGTAAAGGATGAAGAGATAGCTGATAAAACCAGTATTCATGAAACTGTCTTTGATATATCTGGAGGTCGCAGGGCATTTATAGATGCAGAGGAGGCTGAGGAGATTCTGAAGCCACTTAGAGAGCCAGGAAATTCATATACTAAGATATGTTTTAGCAACCGAAGTTTTGGCTTGGATGCAGCAAATGTTGCTGCACCCCTCTTGTCATCCGTTAAGCAACAATTAACTGAGGTAGACCTTTCAGATTTTATTGCTGGAAGGCCAGAGTCTGAAGCACTTGAAGTCATTAATCTTTTTTCTTCTGTCCTGGAAGGTTGTCAGTTAAGGTACCTGAACCTTTCAAACAATGCCTTGGGTGAAAAGGGTGTTCGGGCATTTGGGGCTCTCCTGAAGTCGCAGAATAATTTGGAGGAGCtttatttgattaatgatgGTATTTCAGAAGAAGCTGCACAAGCAGTTTCTGAGCTAATTCCTTCTACCAAAAAGCTGAAAGTTCttcattttcacaataacaTGACAGGGGATGAAGGTGCAATTGCTATCTCTGATATTGTGAAATGTTCTCCTGCATTGGAGGATTTCCGGTGTTCATCTACAAGAGTTGGCACTGATGGTGGTGTGGCTCTAGCTGAAGCACTGAAGACATGTACCCGCTTAAAGAAGCTTGATCTGCGTGACAACATGTTTGGTGTGGGAGCTGGAGTTGCTTTGAGCAAAGCTCTCTCTCTGTTTGCAGGTCTTACTGAGGTTTACCTCAGTTACTTGAACCTAGAGGATGATGGGGCGGAAGCACTTGCCAATGCTCTGAAAGAGTCTGCACCTTCACTTGAAGTTCTGGACATGGCTGGAAATGACATTACAGCCAAAGGTGCAGCTTCTTTAGCAGCCTGCATTGCATCAAAACAATTCCTCTCAAAATTAAACTTGGCTGAGAATGAACTTAAGGATGAAGGTGCTATTTTGATTGGTAAGTCATTAGGGGAGGGTCATGGTCagttgaatgaaattgatatgaGCACAAATGCTATTAGGAGAGCTGGGGCAAGGCTTTTGGCCCAAGTGGTTGTGAAAATACCTGGATTTAAGTTGCTGAATATCAATGGAAATTTCATATCTGATGAAGGGATAGATGAGATTAAAGAATTGTTTAAAAGTTCCCCTGACATGCTTGGTTCTTTGGAGGACAATGATCCAGAAGGAGAAGATTATGAGGATGAAGACGAAGACGAGGAGAATGCAGAAGAAGGGAATGAATTGGAGTCCAAGCTTAAGGATCTCAAGATCGAGCAAGGAGAGTAG
- the LOC105790728 gene encoding uncharacterized protein LOC105790728: protein MAASVSVDTPSPPPLTKDPTCLMAASSSSPLFSPASDKRFWSTLRSRVDALIGDRNAKISIQNVDPSFPTEINSRESNRAKRLKEDSMLLLRGFDSISQTLSQLSNNLDNALQGARELAKPPTLTDLFHSKLKNSETKEEDPKQKGNQEESKIGLKRKFDYSECSDDNKGDDGSQKENEQSPQNKKMMKKAKNLAISMATKAASLARELKSIKSDLCFMQERCSLLEEENRRLRDGFTKGIRPEEDDLVRLQLEALLAEKSRLANENANLVRENQCLHQLVEYHQMTSQDLSASYEEVIRGMCLDFSSPIAEEEEINGGGDSDDADNRVTQTPRTDIFGISTSLDHYFDEEQH from the exons ATGGCTGCTTCAGTCTCTGTTGATACTCCCTCTCCACCTCCTCTTACCAAg GATCCCACTTGTTTAATGGCTGCTTCTTCTTCATCTCCACTCTTCAGCCCAGCTTCAGACAAGCGTTTTTGGAGCACCCTCCGTAGCCGGGTCGATGCACTCATTGGTGACCGGAATGCCAAGATCTCCATCCAAAATGTGGATCCTTCTTTCCCTACGGAGATT AATTCAAGAGAATCCAACAGAGCTAAGCGATTGAAAGAGGATTCAATGCTTTTGCTTAGAGGGTTTGATTCCATCTCACAAACACTCTCTCAGCTATCTAATAACCTCGACAATGCTCTTCAg GGAGCTAGAGAGCTGGCTAAACCTCCAACGTTGACCGATTTGTTTCATAGTAAACTGAAGAATTCAGAGACTAAAGAGGAAGACCCAAAGCAAAAAGGTAACCAAGAAGAGAGTAAGATCGGTCTGAAGAGGAAGTTTGATTACAGTGAGTGCTCAGATGATAATAAAGGAGATGATGGTTCACAAAAGGAGAATGAGCAAAGCCCCCAAAacaagaagatgatgaagaaagcCAAAAAT CTTGCAATTTCGATGGCCACCAAGGCAGCTTCACTTGCCAGAGAGTTGAAGTCCATAAAATCTGATCTATGTTTTATGCAAGAGCGTTGCAGTTTGCTAGAGGAAGAGAATAGAAGGCTTCGAGATGGGTTCACCAAAGGGATCCGACCCGAGGAAGATGATCTG GTGAGGCTTCAATTGGAAGCACTGTTAGCAGAGAAATCAAGACTGGCCAATGAAAATGCAAACCTGGTGAGGGAAAACCAGTGCCTTCACCAGCTTGTAGAGTACCATCAAATGACTTCCCAAGATCTATCTGCATCATATGAAGAAGTGATAAGAGGAATGTGCTTGGACTTCTCATCTCCCATTGCAGAAGAAGAGGAAATCAATGGAGGAGGGGATAGTGATGATGCTGATAATAGAGTTACTCAAACACCTCGAACTGATATCTTTGGCATATCCACGTCCCTTGATCACTACTTTGATGAAGAACAGCATTAG
- the LOC105790727 gene encoding chloroplast stem-loop binding protein of 41 kDa a, chloroplastic — MAALASSSSSSLLFSSPPTKFPSPSLCPPLRLSLPTSFLSSSLSLSPSFHAYPTSSRRYSASSFTIRASAAEKKKVLIVNTNSGGHAVIGFYFAKELLGSGHEVTIFTVGEEGSDKMKKPPFNRFSEITSAGGKTVWGDPADVGKVVAGATFDVVLDNNGKDLDTVRPVVDWAKSSGVKQFLFISSAGIYKPTDEPPHVEGDVVKADAGHVGVEKYVAEVFSSWAVFRPQYMIGSGNNKDCEEWFFDRIVRKRPVPIPGSGMQLTNIAHVRDLSSMLTLAVEKPEAACCNIFNCVSDRAVTLDGMAKLCAAAAGLPVEIVHYDPKAIGIDAKKAFPFRNMHFYAEPRAAKDILGWKSTTNLPEDLKERFEEYVKIGRDKKPMQFEMDDKILGSLKVPVAV; from the exons ATGGCTGCTCTTGCTTCTTCTTCGTCCTCCTCTCTCCTCTTCTCATCTCCACCTACCAAGTTCCCTTCACCTTCTCTATGTCCTCCTCTACGCTTGTCTCTTCCCActtcttttctctcttcttctctttcACTTTCTCCTTCCTTCCATGCCTACCCCACCAGCTCTAGACGATACTCTGCTTCTTCTTTCACTATCAGGGCCTCTGCTGCAGAGAAGAAGAAGGTCCTTATAGTTAATACAAACAGTGGCGGCCATGCAGTTATCGGTTTCTACTTTGCGAAAGAGCTTCTGGGTTCTGGCCATGAGGTTACCATCTTCACTGTTGGAGAAGAGGGCTCTGATAAAATGAAGAAGCCCCCCTTCAACAGATTCTCT GAAATTACGAGTGCTGGAGGGAAGACGGTGTGGGGAGACCCTGCAGATGTTGGCAAGGTTGTTGCAGGGGCAACCTTTGATGTGGTGTTGGATAACAATGGCAAGGACTTGGACACTGTCAG GCCGGTGGTAGATTGGGCAAAGAGCTCTGGAGTGAAGCAATTCTTGTTCATCAGTAGTGCAGGAATCTATAAGCCAACCGACGAGCCTCCTCATGTTGAAGGG GATGTTGTTAAAGCTGATGCTGGCCATGTTGGAGTCGAGAAATATGTTGCAGAAGTTTTCAGTAGTTGGGCTGTATTCCGGCCACAATACATGATTGGATCCGGTAACAACAAAGACTGCGAGGAGTGGTTCTTTGATC GAATTGTTAGAAAGAGACCGGTGCCAATCCCAGGCTCAGGGATGCAACTTACAAACATCGCCCACGTTAGGGACTTGTCCTCTATGCTTACCCTAGCTGTTGAGAAGCCAGAAGCTGCATGTTGTAATATCTTCAATTGTGTGAGTGACCGGGCAGTGACTCTGGATGGAATGGCCAAATTGTGTGCTGCAGCTGCTGGCTTACCAGTTGAAATTGTTCATTATGATCCAAAAGCTATTGGAATCGATGCAAAGAAAGCTTTTCCTTTCCGTAATATG CACTTTTACGCCGAACCAAGGGCTGCAAAGGACATACTGGGGTGGAAGAGCACCACAAATCTGCCAGAAGACTTGAAGGAGCGATTCGAGGAGTATGTAAAGATAGGGCGTGACAAGAAGCCTATGCAGTTTGAGATGGATGATAAGATACTAGGGTCCCTTAAAGTTCCAGTAGCTGTTTGA